One part of the Entelurus aequoreus isolate RoL-2023_Sb linkage group LG05, RoL_Eaeq_v1.1, whole genome shotgun sequence genome encodes these proteins:
- the esrra gene encoding steroid hormone receptor ERR1 produces the protein MSSRDRRSDVYIKAEPSSPEGGGGGRTSPGGASSDSSQSGGGETRGDCAKRYSPPLYTPALRCHFKDESGDGADEGSTGNGAGRCKYALSTLPKRLCLVCGDVASGYHYGVASCEACKAFFKRTIQGNIEYSCPASNECEITKRRRKACQACRFTKCLKVGMLKEGVRLDRVRGGRQKYKRRPEVENATYQSVPLPLTKENEKGSSNIIVSHLLVAEPEKLFAMPDPLQPDTAQRTLTTLCDLADRELVVIIGWAKHIPGFLSLSLADQMSVLQSVWLEVLVLGVAYRSLGCEDEVVFAEDFVLDEEMSRVAGLTELNAAISQLARRFRTLNVDREEFVMLKAIALTNSDSVYIEDMEAVQKLRDLLHQTLLELECQRRPDDPQRAGRLLLTLPLLRQTAGRALTTFYSIKTRGGIPMHKLFLEMLEAMMDSP, from the exons GAGGGAGGCGGAGGAGGGCGAACCAGTCCCGGAGGAGCCTCCTCCGATTCCTCCCAGAGTGGAGGTGGAGAGACCAGGGGAGACTGTGCTAAGCGCTATTCACCACCGCTTTACACACCAGCCTTGCGTTGCCACTTCAAAGACGAAAGCGGCGATGGGGCGGATGAGGGATCCACTGGAAACGGAGCTGGTCGTTGCAAGTACGCCCTCAGCACGCTACCCAAGAGGCTGTGTTTGGTCTGCGGGGATGTGGCATCAGGTTACCACTACGGCGTGGCTTCCTGTGAGGCCTGCAAAGCCTTCTTTAAGAGAACCATCCAAG GTAACATTGAATACAGCTGTCCCGCATCGAATGAGTGTGAGATCACCAAAAGGCGCAGAAAGGCTTGCCAGGCATGCCGCTTCACCAAGTGCCTCAAAGTGGGCATGCTGAAAGAAG GAGTTCGTCTTGATAGGGTTCGAGGTGGACGACAGAAATACAAAAGGCGCCCTGAAGTGGAGAATGCAACTTACCAGAGTGTTCCCCTGCCACTGACTAAGGAGAATGAAAAGG GTTCGTCCAACATCATTGTGTCTCACCTGTTAGTCGCAGAGCCAGAAAAGTTATTTGCCATGCCTGACCCCCTCCAGCCTGACACAGCCCAGCGCACACTTACGACCCTTTGTGACCTTGCTGACCGTGAACTGGTTGTCATCATTGGCTGGGCCAAACACATTCCAG GCTTCCTGTCGCTGTCGCTGGCAGACCAGATGTCTGTGCTACAGTCGGTTTGGCTGGAGGTGCTGGTGCTGGGTGTGGCGTACCGCTCACTTGGCTGTGAAGATGAGGTTGTCTTTGCCGAGGATTTTGTCCTAGATGAGGAAATGTCTCGTGTTGCAGGCCTGACGGAGCTAAATGCAGCAATTAGTCAACTCGCCCGACGTTTCCGCACCCTTAATGTGGACCGAGAGGAGTTTGTCATGCTAAAAGCCATCGCGCTAACTAACTCAG ACTCTGTTTACATCGAGGATATGGAAGCTGTGCAGAAGCTTCGGGACCTCCTCCACCAGACCCTGCTGGAGCTGGAGTGCCAGCGCCGCCCAGACGATCCCCAGCGAGCGGGACGGCTTCTCCTGACGCTGCCGCTCCTCAGACAGACCGCCGGCCGGGCTCTGACTACATTCTATAGCATCAAGACGCGTGGCGGCATACCCATGCACAAACTATTCTTGGAGATGCTTGAAGCCATGATGGACTCTCCCTAG